From a single Lactococcus carnosus genomic region:
- the nrdF gene encoding class 1b ribonucleoside-diphosphate reductase subunit beta → MTNPNYTKAINWNNIEDVIDKSTWEKLTEQFWLDTRIPLSNDLDDWRSLSDVERNLVSHVFGGLTLLDTVQSDTGMDSLRADARTQHEEAVLNNIQFMESVHAKSYSSIFSTLNTKTEIDEIFAWIDDNENLQYKAQTVNKIYQNGTPLEKKIASVFLETFLFYSGFFTPLYYLGNNKLANVAEIIKLIIRDESVHGTYIGYKFQLGFDELGDEEQEALKSWAYDLLYDLYANEEIYTDDLYGQLGWAEDVKTFLRYNANKALMNLGFDPLFPDTASDVNPIVMNGLSTGTTNHDFFSQVGNGYLLGQVEAMSDDDYNFD, encoded by the coding sequence ATGACAAATCCAAACTACACCAAAGCCATCAACTGGAATAATATCGAAGATGTAATCGATAAATCAACTTGGGAAAAGTTGACTGAACAGTTTTGGTTGGATACACGGATCCCGCTATCGAATGACTTAGACGACTGGCGCAGTTTATCTGATGTAGAACGTAACCTAGTCAGTCATGTCTTTGGTGGCCTAACACTACTTGATACAGTCCAATCAGATACAGGTATGGATTCACTTCGTGCAGATGCACGCACGCAACATGAGGAAGCTGTCCTAAACAATATCCAGTTTATGGAATCCGTCCATGCTAAATCTTATTCGTCTATCTTCTCGACTTTGAATACAAAGACTGAAATTGATGAGATATTCGCCTGGATTGATGACAATGAAAACCTTCAGTATAAAGCCCAAACTGTTAATAAGATTTATCAAAATGGGACACCATTAGAGAAAAAAATCGCCTCAGTATTTTTAGAAACTTTTCTCTTTTATAGTGGCTTCTTCACTCCCCTCTACTATCTTGGCAATAACAAGCTTGCCAACGTCGCTGAAATCATTAAGTTGATCATCCGTGACGAGTCTGTCCATGGCACTTATATCGGCTATAAATTCCAACTTGGCTTTGATGAGCTAGGAGATGAGGAACAAGAAGCACTTAAGTCTTGGGCTTATGACCTCTTGTATGACCTCTATGCTAATGAGGAAATCTATACAGATGATCTTTACGGTCAACTTGGCTGGGCAGAAGATGTGAAAACATTCTTACGCTATAATGCCAACAAGGCTTTGATGAACTTAGGTTTTGACCCATTGTTCCCTGATACTGCATCAGACGTCAACCCAATCGTGATGAACGGTCTATCAACAGGTACGACCAATCATGACTTCTTCTCTCAAGTAGGTAATGGTTACCTACTTGGACAAGTTGAGGCCATGAGTGATGATGATTATAACTTTGATTAA
- a CDS encoding glutathione S-transferase C-terminal domain-containing protein translates to MTHAGPFKGVLGSDAFPAQAGRYRFIWSELCPWSHRVAIVRQLLGLDTVISEGKLNPVITEKGWQFSLDAGNQDPILGTTYMMDSYLKTDPDYAGRATIPVIIDLTTEKIVNNESHDLMRQLEMNFTGLTKPDAPELYPEHLRAEIDEINAIILEEVIGAIYQMGATQSQDDYAKQYDILFARLDQLDAHFADHDFLVGEQLTEADIRLYVSLVRFDVAYYSMYHADRNQLNEFPNLWPYAKSLYKIPAFRETTNFEAIKKGFWLNNHAENPRQIVPLGPDTSIWQA, encoded by the coding sequence ATGACACATGCAGGCCCATTTAAAGGTGTTTTAGGGAGTGACGCATTTCCAGCACAGGCTGGTCGTTATCGCTTTATCTGGAGTGAACTATGCCCATGGAGCCATCGTGTTGCCATCGTTAGGCAATTACTTGGCCTAGATACTGTAATCAGTGAAGGTAAACTTAATCCTGTTATCACAGAAAAAGGGTGGCAGTTTTCACTAGATGCCGGTAATCAGGATCCGATTCTCGGCACAACCTATATGATGGACAGTTACTTGAAAACTGACCCTGATTATGCAGGGCGGGCAACGATTCCTGTTATCATCGATTTAACAACAGAAAAAATCGTCAATAATGAATCTCATGACCTGATGAGACAGTTGGAGATGAACTTTACTGGGCTTACTAAGCCTGATGCACCTGAGCTTTATCCAGAACACTTACGAGCTGAGATAGATGAAATCAATGCCATCATTTTAGAGGAAGTCATCGGTGCCATTTATCAGATGGGGGCTACTCAGTCACAAGATGATTATGCCAAACAGTATGACATCTTGTTTGCTCGGTTAGATCAGTTAGATGCGCATTTTGCTGATCACGATTTTCTAGTTGGTGAACAGCTGACAGAAGCTGATATCAGACTTTACGTCTCGTTAGTCCGTTTTGATGTGGCCTATTACAGTATGTATCATGCTGATCGCAACCAGCTAAACGAATTCCCAAATCTTTGGCCCTATGCCAAATCGCTTTATAAGATACCAGCTTTTCGTGAGACGACGAACTTTGAAGCAATCAAAAAAGGATTTTGGCTAAACAACCATGCTGAAAATCCACGTCAGATTGTCCCATTAGGACCTGATACCAGTATTTGGCAAGCATAG
- a CDS encoding 6-phospho-beta-glucosidase — translation MTKKVKIATIGGGSSYTPELMEGFIKRYHELPIKEIWLVDVAEGKAKQDIVGKMAQRMWDATPYDVIIHTTLDRQLALKDADFVTTQFRVGQLDARVKDERIPFSYGLLGQETNGAGGMFKAFRTIPIILNVVEDMKVLCPDAWLINFANPSGMVTEAIIRYGKWDKVIGLCNVPVMAKMGESDTLGIPKEDLIYKFAGVNHFHWHKVADKNGKDITLDLIDKLYEENSGLPKNIFDVAFYKEQLVQMKMIPCGYHRYYYRAEEMLKHGITEYENEGTRAQQVKKIEHDLFELYKDPNLNYKPKQLEERGGAYYSDAACETIASIYANKNTEIVVSTRNDGAIPDLPAECVVEVTAYVGAQGARNVAFGELPTAEKGWLQVMKAMELLTIEAAVTGDYATALQAFTINPLIQSGETAKQVMNELFIAHEAHLPQFKTAIDKLKSENITIKDDLVRDMCSS, via the coding sequence ATGACTAAAAAAGTAAAAATTGCAACAATTGGTGGCGGTAGTAGTTACACGCCTGAGTTGATGGAAGGCTTTATCAAACGATATCATGAATTGCCGATAAAAGAAATCTGGCTTGTAGATGTTGCAGAAGGTAAAGCAAAACAAGACATTGTTGGCAAAATGGCACAGAGAATGTGGGATGCAACGCCCTATGATGTGATAATTCACACGACATTAGATAGACAACTTGCTTTAAAAGATGCTGATTTTGTTACGACTCAGTTTCGGGTAGGTCAACTGGATGCCCGTGTCAAGGATGAACGCATCCCTTTCTCCTATGGCTTATTAGGACAGGAGACAAACGGTGCTGGCGGCATGTTTAAAGCCTTTAGAACGATTCCTATCATTTTAAATGTCGTTGAGGATATGAAAGTACTTTGTCCAGATGCCTGGCTAATTAACTTTGCAAATCCGAGTGGTATGGTGACAGAAGCAATCATCAGATATGGGAAGTGGGATAAAGTAATTGGCCTTTGTAATGTCCCTGTCATGGCAAAAATGGGAGAATCTGATACTTTAGGTATCCCTAAAGAAGACTTAATCTATAAATTTGCTGGCGTGAATCATTTTCATTGGCATAAAGTCGCTGATAAAAACGGCAAAGATATCACCTTAGACTTGATTGACAAACTCTATGAGGAAAATAGCGGCTTACCCAAAAATATCTTTGATGTTGCATTTTACAAGGAACAGTTAGTCCAAATGAAGATGATTCCTTGTGGCTATCATCGCTATTATTACCGTGCTGAGGAAATGTTAAAACACGGGATAACAGAATATGAAAATGAAGGCACTAGAGCCCAACAAGTTAAAAAAATCGAACATGACTTGTTCGAACTATACAAAGATCCAAATTTAAATTACAAGCCTAAACAACTAGAAGAACGTGGTGGTGCCTATTATTCAGATGCCGCATGTGAAACCATTGCCTCTATTTACGCCAATAAAAATACTGAGATCGTCGTCTCAACCAGAAATGACGGTGCTATTCCCGATCTGCCAGCAGAATGCGTTGTAGAAGTGACAGCTTACGTAGGCGCTCAGGGTGCAAGAAATGTGGCATTTGGCGAGTTACCTACTGCTGAAAAAGGCTGGTTACAAGTCATGAAGGCGATGGAGTTATTAACGATTGAAGCTGCAGTTACTGGAGATTACGCGACAGCCCTACAAGCATTTACCATTAACCCGTTAATTCAGTCAGGAGAGACTGCTAAGCAAGTCATGAATGAATTGTTTATTGCGCATGAAGCACATTTGCCACAATTTAAAACAGCCATCGACAAACTTAAATCGGAGAATATCACGATTAAAGATGATCTTGTTAGAGACATGTGTTCATCTTAA
- a CDS encoding ABC transporter ATP-binding protein: MALTLKYLMRYKRFLLLNLIGAFGFIVIELGIPTLLAQGISNNFDGRNPAYMTTLAVKMLICALVGLILLLIMAYAIDRVTSMIIRDIRNDLFTHIQRFSADDYERFGVSRLITNTGNDAYMIMQFLTLILRTGFIAPLMLTSAFVLIFRQNVPLALISIGMTPIIFIAVYFINKRVHRLSAKQQTGLDNINQNMRENLTGLRVIRAFNKESFQTSRFAELNTTYRHISDEMYQKLAFISPIFSVVFCTILVLVINLGSLYISRGELSVGSLSGFIEYIFHALFSFLMLGNVLILYPRFEVSTSRIQEIFNTNPTILENPDGVQSNEHIGHIAFDHVSFSYGDGSEERVLDDISFTAEPGQVIAFIGSTGSGKSTLARLIPRLFDVSQGKILIDGVDVRNYQLQALRKKISYVPQKATLFAGTIRENLLFGDQSATDEDLASAIEIAQAKDFIDNLPEQYDTVLAEGGSNLSGGQKQRLCIARALVKKAPIYLFDDSFSALDYKTDANLRRRLNQELATTTMIIVAQRISTIRNADKIIVLNEGQIVGTGTHRELLGTNAVYQEIAKSQLTEEELAI; encoded by the coding sequence ATGGCTTTAACACTTAAATATCTAATGAGGTACAAGCGTTTTCTCTTGCTAAACCTCATCGGTGCCTTCGGCTTCATTGTGATCGAACTTGGCATTCCAACCTTACTTGCCCAAGGTATCAGTAATAATTTTGATGGTCGGAATCCAGCATATATGACAACGCTAGCGGTAAAAATGCTGATCTGTGCGCTAGTAGGGCTTATCTTACTCTTAATCATGGCTTATGCGATTGATCGCGTTACATCAATGATTATCAGAGATATTCGAAATGATCTCTTTACTCATATTCAAAGGTTTTCAGCAGATGACTATGAAAGGTTTGGCGTATCAAGACTTATTACTAACACAGGTAATGATGCCTATATGATTATGCAATTTTTGACGCTGATACTGAGAACCGGTTTTATCGCGCCCTTAATGTTAACCAGTGCCTTTGTTTTGATTTTTAGACAAAATGTCCCACTTGCTCTGATTAGTATCGGCATGACGCCTATCATCTTTATCGCTGTTTACTTTATCAATAAACGTGTCCATCGTTTATCAGCTAAGCAACAAACAGGACTAGATAATATTAATCAAAATATGCGAGAAAATTTGACAGGATTACGTGTCATCCGTGCCTTTAATAAGGAATCGTTTCAAACGAGTCGTTTCGCAGAACTCAACACGACTTACCGACATATTTCTGATGAGATGTATCAAAAACTCGCATTTATTAGCCCTATTTTTTCTGTTGTTTTTTGTACTATCCTTGTCTTAGTGATCAATCTTGGTTCCTTATACATCAGTAGAGGAGAGCTTTCAGTTGGGTCGCTATCTGGTTTCATCGAGTATATCTTTCATGCTTTATTTTCATTTTTGATGCTTGGCAATGTGCTGATCTTATACCCACGTTTTGAAGTGTCAACAAGTCGTATTCAAGAGATATTTAATACCAATCCGACGATTTTAGAAAATCCTGATGGTGTTCAGTCAAATGAACATATCGGTCACATAGCCTTTGATCATGTGTCTTTTTCTTATGGTGATGGGTCTGAAGAACGTGTCCTCGATGATATCAGCTTTACTGCTGAACCTGGTCAAGTTATTGCCTTTATCGGTAGTACAGGTAGCGGCAAATCAACACTTGCACGCTTGATTCCGCGACTTTTTGATGTCAGCCAAGGTAAAATTCTGATTGATGGTGTCGATGTCCGAAACTATCAATTACAGGCCTTACGTAAAAAAATAAGTTATGTGCCACAAAAAGCAACTTTATTCGCTGGCACGATTAGAGAAAATCTCTTATTTGGCGACCAATCTGCAACTGATGAGGACTTGGCATCTGCTATCGAAATTGCGCAGGCTAAAGACTTTATCGATAATCTACCTGAACAGTATGATACGGTATTAGCTGAAGGTGGTAGCAATCTGTCTGGTGGTCAAAAACAACGCCTTTGTATTGCACGTGCGCTCGTCAAAAAAGCGCCGATTTATCTCTTTGATGATAGTTTTTCAGCACTTGACTATAAGACTGATGCTAACTTACGTCGTCGTTTAAATCAAGAATTAGCAACGACGACTATGATCATCGTCGCACAACGTATCAGTACCATCCGAAATGCCGACAAAATTATTGTCCTAAATGAGGGACAAATCGTTGGCACAGGTACGCATAGAGAGCTGTTAGGCACAAATGCGGTCTATCAAGAAATCGCAAAATCACAATTAACAGAGGAGGAGTTAGCAATATGA
- the nrdE gene encoding class 1b ribonucleoside-diphosphate reductase subunit alpha — protein sequence MSLKTLKDVTYFRLNNEINIPVDGQIPLHKDHEALLAFFEENVKPNLKAFASVAEKIDYLIANDYIETAFIKKYSIDFITSLSDWLYAQEFQFKSFMAAYKFYQQYALKTNDGEFYLENIEDRILMNALYFADGDTELAESLADELVNQRYQPATPSFLNAGRSRRGELVSCFLIQATDDMNSIGRSVNSALQLSRIGGGVGINLSNLREAGAPIKGIENAASGVVPVMKLYEDSFSYSNQLGQRQGAGVTYLSVFHPDIMAFLSTKKENADEKVRVKTLSLGITVPDKYYELVRTNSDMFLFSPYDVERLYGKPFSYVDITAEYDNLLANDQVKKYRIRARDLEQEIAKLQQESGYPYIINIDVANRANPINGKIVMSNLCSEILQVQSPSVINDDQSYQTMGTDISCNLGSTNVVNLMQTADFEKSIDSMVKALTFVTDNSDIDAVPTIRNGNQKAHTIGLGAMGLHSYLAKHHIAYGSPESIEFTDIYFMLLNFYTLKSSMNIARKMKQTFEGFAQSKYADGSYFEQYIEDKSLSDKVASLFDGIHVPTAADWQALRKDIMATGLYHQNRLAVAPNGSISYINDVSASIHPITQRIEERQEKKTGKIYYPARDLATDTIPYYVSAYDLDMRRVIDVYAAATKHVDQGLSMTLFLRSEIPLGLYEWKTDTKQTTRDLNILRNYAHHKGVKSIYYVRTFTDNGDEVGANQCESCVI from the coding sequence ATGTCTCTTAAAACTTTGAAGGACGTGACTTATTTCCGTCTCAACAATGAAATTAATATTCCGGTTGATGGACAAATTCCATTGCACAAGGATCATGAAGCGCTACTTGCTTTCTTTGAGGAAAATGTTAAACCAAACCTCAAAGCATTTGCATCAGTCGCTGAAAAAATCGACTACCTAATCGCAAACGATTATATTGAAACCGCTTTTATTAAAAAATACAGTATTGACTTTATTACGTCTCTATCTGATTGGCTTTATGCTCAAGAATTCCAGTTCAAATCTTTTATGGCAGCCTATAAGTTTTACCAGCAGTATGCTTTAAAAACAAATGATGGTGAATTTTATCTCGAGAACATCGAAGATCGTATTTTGATGAATGCCCTCTACTTCGCTGATGGTGATACGGAGCTGGCTGAATCACTAGCTGATGAATTGGTCAACCAACGCTACCAACCTGCAACACCAAGCTTTTTAAATGCTGGTCGTTCGCGTCGTGGTGAATTAGTGTCTTGTTTCTTGATCCAAGCAACTGATGATATGAACAGTATCGGACGCTCTGTCAATTCTGCCCTCCAACTGTCACGTATCGGTGGCGGTGTTGGGATTAACCTGTCTAACTTACGTGAAGCTGGTGCGCCTATCAAGGGCATCGAGAATGCCGCAAGTGGGGTTGTTCCTGTTATGAAACTTTACGAGGATAGCTTCTCCTACTCTAACCAACTTGGCCAACGTCAAGGTGCTGGTGTGACCTATCTTAGCGTCTTTCATCCTGATATCATGGCTTTCTTATCTACTAAGAAAGAGAATGCAGATGAAAAAGTTCGTGTTAAAACACTATCACTTGGTATCACAGTGCCTGATAAATACTACGAACTTGTTCGCACGAATTCAGACATGTTCTTATTTAGCCCCTATGATGTCGAACGTCTTTACGGTAAACCGTTTAGCTATGTCGATATCACAGCTGAATACGACAACTTACTTGCCAATGATCAAGTTAAGAAATACCGTATTCGTGCCCGTGACTTAGAGCAAGAAATTGCTAAACTGCAACAAGAATCTGGCTATCCTTATATCATCAATATCGATGTCGCAAACCGTGCTAACCCAATAAATGGGAAGATTGTCATGAGTAACCTTTGTTCTGAAATTCTACAAGTGCAAAGCCCTTCTGTGATTAATGATGATCAAAGTTACCAAACAATGGGTACAGATATTTCATGTAATCTTGGCTCGACAAACGTGGTTAACCTCATGCAAACAGCTGATTTTGAAAAATCAATCGATAGCATGGTGAAGGCACTCACATTCGTTACAGATAACTCTGATATCGATGCCGTACCAACCATCAGAAATGGGAATCAAAAAGCCCATACGATTGGTCTTGGTGCGATGGGACTGCATTCTTACTTAGCCAAACATCATATCGCTTACGGCTCACCAGAATCTATCGAGTTTACAGATATTTATTTCATGCTTTTGAATTTCTATACGCTTAAATCATCGATGAACATTGCCCGTAAGATGAAGCAAACATTTGAAGGCTTTGCGCAATCAAAATATGCAGATGGTAGCTACTTCGAGCAATATATTGAAGATAAAAGCTTGTCTGATAAGGTCGCTAGCTTATTTGACGGCATTCATGTCCCAACTGCTGCTGACTGGCAAGCCCTCCGTAAAGATATCATGGCAACTGGTCTTTATCATCAAAACCGTCTTGCTGTTGCACCAAATGGGTCTATCTCATATATTAATGACGTGTCTGCAAGTATCCACCCGATTACACAACGTATCGAAGAACGTCAAGAAAAGAAAACAGGTAAAATTTACTATCCTGCACGTGATTTAGCAACTGACACGATTCCTTACTATGTTAGTGCCTATGATCTTGATATGCGTCGTGTTATCGATGTCTATGCTGCTGCAACTAAGCACGTCGACCAAGGCTTATCCATGACCTTGTTCCTACGTAGTGAAATACCACTAGGTCTCTATGAGTGGAAAACAGATACCAAGCAAACAACACGCGATCTGAATATCCTACGTAACTATGCCCACCATAAAGGTGTGAAATCGATTTATTATGTACGTACCTTTACTGATAATGGGGATGAAGTTGGCGCTAACCAATGTGAGTCTTGTGTGATTTAA
- a CDS encoding MurR/RpiR family transcriptional regulator — translation MLIKEQLQTLHFSSAEQVTVDFLLHYPEKIADLTIQALAKQTFTQPSTIVRLAKKMNFNGWKDLKKAYLEEWAYLSRHFTKTDANLPFNKTDSIMTITKKMANLEQSAISDIYSLLEHQNLAAIKKMLLESTTIRIFSQNANLLISKDFALKMNRIGKQVLHSDVKGEERYEAYTLTPKDCAIFISYTGENKSLLAVNTILKKNKVPTIAITSIGDNTLSRACTCFLPITTREKLYSKIGNFTSNISIIYLLDVLYAIVFSANYDNNLRQLREKGRVVDKRMINTDIMKEN, via the coding sequence ATGTTAATCAAGGAACAACTCCAAACCCTTCACTTCTCTTCAGCTGAACAGGTCACAGTCGATTTTTTGCTGCATTATCCAGAGAAAATAGCTGATCTCACCATTCAAGCATTAGCAAAGCAAACCTTTACCCAACCGTCGACGATTGTTAGACTGGCCAAAAAAATGAATTTTAATGGTTGGAAGGACTTAAAAAAAGCTTATTTAGAAGAATGGGCGTATTTGAGCAGACATTTTACCAAAACAGATGCCAATCTGCCCTTTAATAAGACGGATTCGATCATGACCATTACCAAAAAAATGGCAAACCTTGAACAATCCGCTATATCTGACATCTACTCATTACTTGAGCATCAGAATTTGGCTGCTATCAAAAAAATGCTGCTAGAGTCAACTACCATTCGCATTTTTTCTCAAAATGCAAACTTACTTATCTCGAAAGATTTTGCATTAAAAATGAACAGGATCGGCAAACAAGTGCTACATTCTGATGTCAAAGGTGAAGAGAGGTATGAAGCCTATACGCTAACCCCTAAAGATTGTGCCATTTTTATTTCTTATACTGGTGAAAATAAAAGTTTACTTGCAGTAAACACGATCCTTAAAAAAAATAAGGTACCGACAATCGCCATCACGAGTATCGGTGACAATACATTATCTAGAGCATGTACTTGCTTTCTACCCATTACGACTAGGGAAAAACTGTATTCTAAAATCGGCAACTTCACGAGTAATATCTCCATCATCTATCTTTTAGATGTGCTTTATGCCATCGTATTTTCCGCTAACTACGATAACAATTTAAGGCAACTTAGAGAAAAAGGACGTGTAGTTGACAAACGGATGATTAATACAGACATCATGAAAGAAAACTGA
- the nrdI gene encoding class Ib ribonucleoside-diphosphate reductase assembly flavoprotein NrdI — translation MNIAFYSVTRQVSRFVKKLNLSENRVNLISDTLTLSEPFILIIPTYEKDVLQEVWDFMSDNASFCQGIIASGNRNFAEFYIYSAKDMSAAFHVPILYDFEFNGTTEDVAAVNAILESY, via the coding sequence ATGAACATTGCTTTTTATAGTGTCACCAGACAAGTCTCACGATTTGTCAAAAAACTGAACCTATCGGAAAATAGGGTAAATCTTATTTCTGATACACTCACATTATCCGAACCATTTATTTTAATTATCCCAACCTATGAAAAAGATGTCTTACAAGAGGTTTGGGATTTTATGTCTGATAATGCAAGTTTTTGTCAAGGTATTATTGCGAGTGGTAACAGAAATTTTGCTGAGTTTTATATTTATTCTGCTAAGGATATGTCAGCTGCCTTTCATGTGCCTATTTTATATGATTTCGAGTTTAACGGGACGACGGAAGATGTCGCTGCTGTTAACGCTATCTTAGAAAGTTATTAA
- the nrdH gene encoding glutaredoxin-like protein NrdH — MVTVFSKHNCMQCNMVKKWLVDKAVQFNEINIDDQPQYIEQVKEMGFMAAPIIVKDSLSFSGFRPAELAKLI; from the coding sequence ATGGTAACAGTATTTTCAAAGCATAATTGCATGCAATGTAACATGGTTAAAAAATGGCTGGTAGACAAAGCTGTGCAATTTAACGAGATTAATATTGATGATCAACCACAATATATCGAACAAGTCAAAGAGATGGGTTTCATGGCTGCACCGATTATTGTCAAGGATAGCCTGTCATTTTCTGGCTTCCGTCCTGCTGAATTAGCCAAACTAATATGA
- a CDS encoding ABC transporter ATP-binding protein, which yields MKDIKRLLPYMTKYKLKLNLSIFLTILYTFARSAQPFLIGLIISELVANVLGNTPINLHYIMIITIIIAVCGITDAISDYCANYFLIDVIQKGMYDIRSDIQKKLNKLPVSFFDTHKQGDILGRITTDVDVVSVALQQGIIKIFAAFLTLFFSIVFMFIRSTFFGLLALIIFPLVYIIYRKLFQRAQPKFMKLQNELGRLNSFTTETFSSHDVIQLFNQEDHMQEKFNEITESIQETGFKSNFNSSVINPLLSSILNLAYILIFLVMGITVLRNPLVIGGFVLSAALDIGALQSFIQYIWQFSSPIRDITQLSNVIQAAIASLARVLELLDAKEEKQQVDNPDINLSDMTGQVTFNHVKFGYSPDKILMQDVNIDIAPGSMVAVVGPTGAGKTTLINLLMRFYDINAGSICIDSVDIKTMSKPQERSLFGMVLQDPWLYAASVADNIAFGTDNAERAQIIAAAKIANVDHYIRTLPEGYETFINQESSNVSQGQKQLITIARALVGDPKILILDEATSSVDTRLELMIQSAMEKAMENRTSFIIAHRLSTIRNADLILVMNQGSIVEHGTHDDLLLQDGMYSSIYQSQFDS from the coding sequence ATGAAAGACATCAAACGCCTTTTACCATATATGACTAAGTATAAATTAAAGCTTAATTTATCGATTTTCCTAACGATACTGTATACCTTCGCTCGCTCTGCACAGCCATTTCTTATCGGGCTTATCATCTCGGAATTAGTAGCTAATGTCCTGGGCAATACACCTATCAATCTCCACTATATTATGATCATTACCATTATTATAGCTGTTTGTGGGATTACAGATGCCATTAGTGATTATTGTGCCAATTATTTCCTGATTGATGTCATCCAGAAGGGGATGTACGATATCCGTTCAGATATCCAGAAAAAACTGAATAAATTACCCGTTTCTTTCTTTGATACGCATAAACAAGGTGATATTCTAGGCCGGATTACGACTGATGTCGACGTCGTAAGTGTTGCACTACAACAAGGTATCATCAAAATTTTTGCTGCTTTTCTGACCCTATTTTTTAGTATTGTCTTCATGTTTATCCGCTCAACATTCTTTGGGTTGTTAGCCTTGATTATTTTCCCATTGGTCTATATCATTTATCGAAAATTATTCCAACGGGCCCAGCCAAAATTCATGAAACTTCAAAATGAGTTAGGCCGTTTGAATAGTTTTACGACAGAAACCTTCTCTTCGCATGATGTGATCCAATTATTCAACCAAGAAGATCACATGCAAGAAAAATTTAATGAGATCACTGAATCTATTCAGGAAACTGGCTTTAAATCAAACTTTAACTCAAGCGTGATTAATCCACTCCTTAGCAGTATCCTAAATCTTGCCTATATCTTAATCTTTTTAGTGATGGGTATTACTGTCTTACGTAACCCCCTAGTTATCGGCGGTTTCGTCCTCTCGGCTGCTCTTGATATCGGGGCTTTGCAATCGTTCATCCAATATATCTGGCAATTTTCATCCCCTATACGTGATATCACACAGCTATCAAATGTCATTCAAGCTGCAATCGCGTCACTTGCGCGTGTTCTTGAACTATTAGATGCAAAAGAAGAAAAACAGCAAGTTGACAATCCTGATATTAACCTATCAGATATGACAGGACAAGTTACTTTTAATCACGTTAAATTTGGCTACTCTCCAGATAAAATTTTAATGCAAGATGTGAATATCGATATCGCACCTGGTAGCATGGTTGCTGTCGTAGGGCCTACTGGTGCTGGTAAAACAACCTTGATCAATCTACTGATGCGATTTTATGATATCAATGCTGGCTCGATCTGTATTGATAGTGTTGATATTAAAACGATGAGTAAACCACAAGAACGCTCACTATTTGGTATGGTTTTACAAGACCCTTGGCTATACGCAGCATCAGTTGCTGATAATATCGCCTTTGGCACCGATAATGCTGAACGTGCACAGATTATAGCAGCTGCCAAAATTGCCAATGTCGATCATTATATTCGCACACTCCCTGAAGGATATGAAACCTTCATCAATCAAGAGTCAAGTAATGTGTCACAGGGTCAAAAACAATTGATTACCATTGCTCGGGCACTCGTCGGTGATCCTAAAATCTTAATCCTTGATGAAGCGACAAGTTCTGTCGATACACGTTTAGAGTTGATGATTCAAAGTGCCATGGAAAAAGCGATGGAAAATCGGACAAGTTTCATCATTGCACATAGACTATCAACGATTCGAAATGCTGATTTGATCCTCGTTATGAATCAAGGCTCAATCGTTGAACACGGCACACATGATGACTTACTTTTACAAGATGGCATGTATAGCAGCATCTATCAAAGTCAATTTGATAGTTAA